GTAGCGGGTCATATTTGGTACACGCTAAGCTCAGCTACTGGGCTAACAATAGAACAAAAGTAAAACAGGTACTTTGTAAAGCAAGGTACTGTTGCAAATTTTTTTAATCTAGCTCAAGTATGTCATGGGTTAGGTGCTGGTATTCAGCCAAAAGAAATTTTTAAATAAAAGTTGCTTGCCCTATGGTTGGGCTGGTAAAGCCTTGCGAGTACGCGGCAATAGATGCATGGCTCCGGCTCGCAGTTGCCTGAAGACTTCACTTTTCTCCATTAAAATCAAAAAAGCCCCGACCAGATGGCCGAGGCTTTATGTGATGTTTACAAAAAATGAGGCTAATAGGGGCCGGCCCGTTCAGCTCAATAGTTACTTGCGCTTTGCTGGTACGCGGGGTTTGGCAGCTTGCTTCACGGGGTCAACGGCCAGGCCGTTGCGGTAAGTCACGGAGCGAGCTTCCGTTGTGCCATCTTCTTTGTAGTAGGTCCAGACGCCGCTTTGCTTGCCGTTGCGGTACTGCCCGCTCACGGCCAGGGTGCCGTCTTCGCGCAGCTCTTTAAAGGGGCCCAGCAGCACGTTGCGCACGTAGGTGGTTTCCTTGCGCAGCTTGCCCGACGGGAAATATTCCTGGGCCACGCCCGACGAAAACCCATTGACAAAAGGCTGGCGGCTTTGCACCTGCCCGTTCTCAAAGTAGGTGAGGCGGTCGCCGAGCAGGCGGCCGGTGGGGCCGTAGGTTTCGGCCTTGCGCGGGGTCTTGCCATCGGGATAAAACTCTTTCCAGGTACCGGTGGGCTTGTTGTTCTTGTACTGCTCCTCGGCCTGCGGCAGCTTGCCGGCCACGTCGTGGTAGCGCGTGATTTTACGGTCGTGGCCATTGTTGCTGTAGTCGATGTCCTCGCGCAGGTTGCCGTTTTCGAAGTACTCGAGCGCGTGGCCGGTGGGCACGCCGTTGTGATAGGTCAGCTTGGTTTTCACCTGGCCGCTTTCATAGTAGCTCGTCGACGGGCCTTCGAGGTTGTTGGTGCCGGTGATGGGGGCCAGCCGTTTGGTGAGGTCGTCGCCCAGCCGGTTTTTCACTGGCCGCTGCACCAGCGGGGCGGGGGCGTAGGTGCTTTCGGTTTGAAGCTTGCCGCTCATGTAGTAGCTGCGGTAGCGGCCGCGGCCGTTTTTGTCGGCCAGTACTTCGTTCTCAATCTGGCCGTTGGGATAGTACGTTTTGTACGGCCCCGACAAGAGCCCGCGGGTAAACGTGCCCTCGCTCTGCACCGCGCCGTTGGGGTAAAAGAACTTCACCGCGCCGTTGGGCTGGCCGTCCACATATGTGATTTCGGCCTGGGTCTTGCCGTCGGGGTACAGCGCTTTGAGGGCGCCGTTGGGCTGGCCTTTGGTGAGGGTGGTGCGCAGCTTCACCGACCCATCGGGGTGGTAGAAGGTGAGCTCGCCGTTAGGCTCGTCGTTCTCAAACAGGCCTTCCTGGGCCACCTTGCCGTTGTCGTAGTAGGTTTTGAACGGGCCCTGCCGGATGCCGTCGTGGTAAGTGGTTTCGAGGCGGCGGT
This region of Hymenobacter sedentarius genomic DNA includes:
- a CDS encoding toxin-antitoxin system YwqK family antitoxin, coding for MKYLLPFVLLMLALPSHGQKLRRLVTYYDSTNVHKREVYTARVAADTVPQGTYRRYYRNGKLEQQTSFTNGKRDSAYVEFHPTGNRRLETTYHDGIRQGPFKTYYDNGKVAQEGLFENDEPNGELTFYHPDGSVKLRTTLTKGQPNGALKALYPDGKTQAEITYVDGQPNGAVKFFYPNGAVQSEGTFTRGLLSGPYKTYYPNGQIENEVLADKNGRGRYRSYYMSGKLQTESTYAPAPLVQRPVKNRLGDDLTKRLAPITGTNNLEGPSTSYYESGQVKTKLTYHNGVPTGHALEYFENGNLREDIDYSNNGHDRKITRYHDVAGKLPQAEEQYKNNKPTGTWKEFYPDGKTPRKAETYGPTGRLLGDRLTYFENGQVQSRQPFVNGFSSGVAQEYFPSGKLRKETTYVRNVLLGPFKELREDGTLAVSGQYRNGKQSGVWTYYKEDGTTEARSVTYRNGLAVDPVKQAAKPRVPAKRK